CCGCGACAAGGACTTCCGCTTCCGGTTCAGCGAAGCGGGGCATCTCGATCTGTGCGACTTCCTGTCCGACCACGGAGCGGCCTCGCGGACCTCGCTCGCGGGGGCGGCCAAGCTCATCGGTTTGCCGGGCAAAGATGGCGTGGACGGCAGCCAAGTCGAGGGGCTCTTCCACGCGGGGCAAATGGAGGCGCTCAAGGCGTATTGTCTTTCCGACGTGGCACAGACCGCCTTCGTATTCCTTCGTTACCGGCTGCTCGTGGGGACCCTGGATCGCGCGGCCTACCAAGCAGCCGCCCTGGGCCTGCTGGACACGTTGGCGGCCGATCCCCGCTTTGAGCGCCTCCTCCAACAGACCGACGTTGCACGCCTGCTTCTTTCCCCCGCCGAAGGCGGGACTGCGCCCGGCCCCACCTGAGGCCCCCGGTCTCAGCCCGGCAGGGCCCCCGAAGCGGCCGCGCGGCGCCGGACCTCGGCCTCGAGAGCCTTGAACATGCCCGGCAACGACGCCGAGACCAGCCCGTCGACGATTTTCCGCAGCATGAACCCCGGAACGGGCGCCCTCACGGAAAGAGTCACGAAGTACGCGACGCTCGTGCCCCCCTCCTCGGCCGCGAGGCGCCAGCCCCCTTCGTTTTGGTCCACCACGTCTCCTTCCACGAAGGTCCAGGACACGGAGAGCGCCTGAGGGTCACAGACCAGGTCCAGCACGTAACGCACCGGGAGCAGCATCGGCAGCTTGAACTCGGCCCTCGTTCTTTGGCCGTCGACCTCGAGCACCCGGGCCTCGGACATCTCTTTGAAAACTTGGGGGTAAGAGGGGATGTCGGCGATGACGTCGAAGATTGCGCGGGGCGCCAGGCCGGTAAAACTCTGACGCCGGCGGACGGGTTCAAGGGGGGTGCTCATCCACCGATGAGCTATCAGGTCGCAACGGCCCGGGCAATGCTGCCTCCGCTCCGGCGCGGGGGCACGGCAGATCGCGAGGGCTGCCCGGCGCGTAAATTCCCTTTGTGCGAACCCGAGCCCCGATCAACGATGAAAGCGTCACGATTCGGGCCTCTTCCTGGTTACCTGCATGCCCAACCCCTTCGTTCCTCAAGACACCCAAGCGCGCTATCTCATCGACCGCCCTGCGGGCGTGGCCCACATCCGGCTCGACCTGGCCCTGGATTTTGCGGCGCGGACGCTCTCGGGCTCGGCCGCGCTCACCCTGCGTGTGCGCCGCGAAGGCCTTTCGGCCGTGACCCTGTCGGCCGTGGACATGGAACTTCACGGCGTCACCGTGGATGGCGTGGCCGTTGCCCTCGCTGACGTGGCCTATGACGGCTCTAGCCTTCGGGTGCCCCTGCATCCGCCAAGGCCCCGAGGCAGCACGCTGGACCTGGTCGTGGCCTACACGGCCCGACCCACCAAGGGTCTTTACTTTTTAGCCCCCGACGAGAACGACCCCGATCGCCCGGAACAGTGTTGGACCCAGGGGCAGGACGAAGACGCACGGCACGTGTTTCCCTGCATCGATGTGCCCGCCGAAAAAGCAACCACCGAGCTCATCTGCCTGGCCCCGCGAGACAAGGTGCTGCTTTCAAACGGCGATCTGCTGGAGCGCTCGGACGTCGAGCCGAACCAAACCCGCTGGCACTACAAGCTCTCGAGCCCCCAGGCCAGCTATCTCGTCACCTTGGTGTGCGGGCCGTTCGCCGAGATGCGCGATCATGCCTCCGAAACGAACGTGGATCTCTACTATTTCCTGCCACCTCACCGGGTGGCGGACGGCCAGCGCGCGCTCGCAAAGACCCCGCGCATGGTCGATGTTTTCTCGAAGCTCATCGGCATCCCCTACCCCCACCGGCGCTACAGCCAAGTGTTCGTGGCTGACTTCATTTTTGGGGGCATGGAGAACACCACCGCTACCACGCTCACCGAACAGGCGCTGCTCGATGAACGCGCAGCGCTCGACCACGACGTCGAGCCCCTCGTTGCCCATGAGCTTGCGCACCAGTGGTGGGGCGATCTCGTCACCTGCCGCGAGTGGCCCGAGGCGTGGCTGAACGAGGGTTTCGCCACGTATTTCGAGTA
The DNA window shown above is from Myxococcales bacterium and carries:
- a CDS encoding 3'-5' exonuclease, which codes for MPNDSYLVMDIETIPDRDVHTPPEAAPGAERPFPPLFACRTVVIGVLWLSEDLSVKRLGTIGDGHDEAESLRAFSEFMNKHRPHLVTWNGRGFDLPVLALRALRHGVPFPWYYRDKDFRFRFSEAGHLDLCDFLSDHGAASRTSLAGAAKLIGLPGKDGVDGSQVEGLFHAGQMEALKAYCLSDVAQTAFVFLRYRLLVGTLDRAAYQAAALGLLDTLAADPRFERLLQQTDVARLLLSPAEGGTAPGPT